The DNA segment TCCGCTCAGGTAGAGCAGGCAAGGGCAACACTTGCTGTGCGGCGTCAGCAGTTTGTGTTGCAACAAGCCGAGAGGAAATATCAGACCGCAAAAACGGTGCTTTCAAGCTATTGGGAAGAAGAGGCACATTCCGATTTCTCCGTGCAGGGTGAAATTCGGATCCAACCGACTACGCCGGAGTTTGTCGAATTGGCGTCCAAGCTGGTCAATACGGCGACACTGGCACGCTATTCGGCGGAGGAGCGGGCGCGCGAGGCCGCGCTCGAACTGGAGCAAGCCCGTGCCACCCCCGATGTTGAGGTTTTTGCGGGCAGTCGCTACTTCAATGAGAGGAATGGTGACATAGGGTTTCGGATGGGCGTCGAAATCCCTTGGCCTCTATTTGATAAGAATCAGGGCAACATTCGCACGGCAAGGGCACAACTACGGGCCGTCTGGCAGGAGCGGGATGCTCAGCACCGTGAGCTTTTGATCGCCCTGAATCGAGCCTATCAGCAGCTGTTGAGCGCACACGCTGAGGCCATGGCGATTCAAACCGAACTCATCCCTTCTGCTGAAGCCACACTGCTTGAAACCGAAGCTGGCTACGAGCGCGGGCAGTTCACGCAATTGGCCGTATTGCAAAGCAGGAACACGCTTTTCGAAGTCCGCGAGAGCTATCTTGAAGCCGTGCAACGGTATGCTCTGGCTCAAGCCGAAATTGAGGCACTCACCCGGCCCGCAGCACTTCAACAATAACTTTTTAATTCCATTTTTTCTATGAATAATGTTCTAAAGAACTTTAAAACAACAACTTATACGCGAAACGGATTGTGCGCAATTCTCTCGCTTTGCCTGGTTGCCGCGATCTGGAGCCAGGACGATCATGCCGGGCATGACCATTCCGAAGAAGCGGGGCATGGAGCGTTCCACGAGGAGCACGCAACCCATGATGACCACGCCCACACCGAAAAAAATGAGCGAGATCATGTGGATCATGGGGACGCTGAAGCGCGTCATGCTCATGCCGGCCACGACGATCATGCAGAGCATGGTGTGAATGAGAAGGGCATCGTCTCAATCCCGGAAAGCGTACAACGTGAATTTGGCATCACGCTCTCTGTGGCGGGTCCTGGCGTCCTGCACGAAGAGGTCATCCTTCCCGGCGAAATCGAGTTCAACCGGGAGCGACTAGCCTACGTAAACCCGCAGTACGACGGAACTGTAACCGCCATTGAGGTTCGACTTGCGGATCAAGTCAGGAAGGGACAAATCCTGGCGCTCCTGGAAAGCACCGAAACACTTCGTCCTTTTGACGTAAAAGCTCCTTTCGATGGAACGATTGTGAGCTACGACATTTCGCCAGGCGAAAGCGTCGAAGCAGGAACCCCGCTCTTCACGGTTGCCGACTTGTCGAGTGTATGGGCGGATTTGCGTATTTATCAGCGCGACTTGAATAAAGTGCGCAGAGGCCAGCGGGTGGTCATCGTCAATGGACACGATGGGCCGCAATTCACTGGAACGATCACTTATATTGCTCCGATGATCGACGAACATACGCGCACGGGCCTTGCGCGTGCCATTGTGGACAACGCAGGCGGTCAATGGCGTCCAGGACAGTTTGTGAAAGGCAACGTTTCCATTGAGGAGCACGAAGCGGAAATAGTGATCCCGCGGAGCGCCCTGCTATCTCACGAAGGAGAACCCGTCGTTTTTGTGCAAACGGACGAGGGATTTGAGCTGCGTCCTGTTCGCCTTGGCCACAGTGATGCCGTATCCGTCGAACTCGAAAGTGGACTCG comes from the Puniceicoccaceae bacterium genome and includes:
- a CDS encoding TolC family protein — protein: METLSYVQVLQRALAADPRLEWYTALEDAAEGQITQAGLRPNPVVGAELENFLGTGPLSGVDGLEISLGIRQLIETADKLEKRKALAEAERDLIGWERERILADIEASVRSAFMDVLLAQQQRNLRTEQLALAERSAEETARLVEAARSAQVEQARATLAVRRQQFVLQQAERKYQTAKTVLSSYWEEEAHSDFSVQGEIRIQPTTPEFVELASKLVNTATLARYSAEERAREAALELEQARATPDVEVFAGSRYFNERNGDIGFRMGVEIPWPLFDKNQGNIRTARAQLRAVWQERDAQHRELLIALNRAYQQLLSAHAEAMAIQTELIPSAEATLLETEAGYERGQFTQLAVLQSRNTLFEVRESYLEAVQRYALAQAEIEALTRPAALQQ
- a CDS encoding efflux RND transporter periplasmic adaptor subunit, yielding MNNVLKNFKTTTYTRNGLCAILSLCLVAAIWSQDDHAGHDHSEEAGHGAFHEEHATHDDHAHTEKNERDHVDHGDAEARHAHAGHDDHAEHGVNEKGIVSIPESVQREFGITLSVAGPGVLHEEVILPGEIEFNRERLAYVNPQYDGTVTAIEVRLADQVRKGQILALLESTETLRPFDVKAPFDGTIVSYDISPGESVEAGTPLFTVADLSSVWADLRIYQRDLNKVRRGQRVVIVNGHDGPQFTGTITYIAPMIDEHTRTGLARAIVDNAGGQWRPGQFVKGNVSIEEHEAEIVIPRSALLSHEGEPVVFVQTDEGFELRPVRLGHSDAVSVELESGLEVGETYVTQNAISLKAELNKGSFGGHAGHVH